A window of Pullulanibacillus sp. KACC 23026 genomic DNA:
TCATTTTGATTAAGTAAATCTTCGTTTCCTTGATATTCCTCAAGTCTACCGCTGATTTGATCAGTAACATGCAATACATTCGTTTTGACGTCCAATCGACAGTTAACTTTTGATCGGACTTGGCCCAACACGAGCTGCTGCTTTGGCAAGGCGAAAAGTTTTACATAGCGGTCATTGCCAAGTAGCTGAAAAAGTTGGTCATCCATTTCATGAATCGTTGTCTTTAATTTATCCCCATCAAAAAGGGCTGTTCCGTCATAGGATAGCCTTTCACCGTTTGCTTTAAAAACTGGTAAAATGGGATCCTGTAAAGGTGAATACAACTGTTTCATAAACTGATGAAGATTCACAATACTCATGTCTCCTTGATTATACTTTTCGTAGTGTTTCAACATTCGATATAGATAATAATCAAGATTTTGCTGTTTTTCCAATTGATTTTTTAAATAAGCTTCAAAATTGCCGTCAACAACAACAATATACAAACGTGGAGAGATGCTTGGGTCCGTAAACAAGGTGTTAATTAATGGTCTAATTCCATCCGAAGCCAGATTCTTGTTGATGAAGACCATTCGAAGTTGTCCCATTTTGAGTTCTCGATAGTAGTTTAAATTAAATTCTTTCTCGCCTTGTTTGATAAGTTTAACTGTGGAGGAAAAGCTCTGCTTTGTTTCATCTTCTAGTGGAGGAACTAATGTCGTAAGTAATAATTGACCACTTGGATCATTTTTAACTGATAAAAAGATGACAGGTGCAATTTCCTCGATTATATTATTTTCAGTAAAGGGACTGCACCCTGAATCGAATAGGAAAAGGCAAAAAACAGCGAAAAAAATAGCAGGTTTAATTCCTTTCATTTGCTGTCCCCCCTTCGTTTTCGTTTAATGGCAATTAAAAGGGTTATCGGAAGAAGGAGATAACTCAAAGAACTTAAGTAAATGTCTAAGAATAGCCAAAAGTGGTATTGATAGGGGAGTTTCCAACAACAATTATAGAGGGTCAGAAGACTCGAAAAAGTAACGACAGCGCATAACAAATAACCCTTTCTTGTTGTTGGAAGATCCCATTTCGCCATGGTTATTCGGGATAGACCATAAAAGAACAAGAAGAAGAGTGCTAATGCAAATAGTATATAAAACAGGTAAACAGAAATGACAATGATGTCTATTCGCTCAAAACCTGGGGATTGAAGATACTTGATCATATCAATTGTAGGAAACAAGGTTTTACTTAAATAGTTAGATCCGAAAAATAAAATGGCACCTATGAATAAAAGAAGGTATTCAATGACAGATATTAAATTTCCTATCGTAAAATATTTAAGTGGCTTCTTCTCGTTCGTCAACCATGGTTTCAAGAAAATTAGGTACTCCGGTCCTGACAATGATGACCACATAAATAGTAACCCTTTCCAGGAAAACCAAGTAAGGCTATGCGGGATCAATGGATATAAATCGTGAATAGATGAATTAGGTGTAAACGGGATCAGAATAGTGATCCAAATAACCCAAAAGGCGCTAAAAATAACAATGACTACAAAATGGATCGTTTTTTCCATCCCTTTAGATGTAAGATATAAACTTGAGAGAAAAATGAATAAGATTAACCAATTATTGTTTATAGAAGGGAAAATATATTGGTGTATAATATCGGAATATCCTAAGATGACGACGGCTATCTTAATAAAACAAATGAAGAGACCAACAAAAGCATAGAACCGAATCAGTCGCTTTCCAAAAAGTTTTGTTATCCCTTGAACGCCATCATTGAGATACTTAGATTTCCAGCACTTAGACAAAATAAGAAGGTTTAATTGAGATATTAACCCGATCCCTATAATGACTAAGATCATATAAGGATAGATTAAATACCTTTGGAAAATTAAGGGCATATAAAGGATTTGTATTCGATTAACCAAGAAAATCAGGTAGGGACCGCTATTCGTTTTGGATTTTTCAAATAAAGAAAAGGGTTTAATACAAATCACCTTCTGTTTTTTATACGCCATTTTTGTAAGGGGCTTAAAAACCTTGGCCGTTCTTTTATCCACGAAAGAGGGACCCGGATAAAAAGGTCATTCCAGTCTTTGAGATAAAGTGGGGTAATAGGAGCTAAATAAGGCTGCTTTAAAGAGGTTAGTCCTATTAAGTGAACAAAAATGATAAACATCCCAAGAACAATTCCTGGAA
This region includes:
- a CDS encoding Ger(x)C family spore germination protein, giving the protein MKGIKPAIFFAVFCLFLFDSGCSPFTENNIIEEIAPVIFLSVKNDPSGQLLLTTLVPPLEDETKQSFSSTVKLIKQGEKEFNLNYYRELKMGQLRMVFINKNLASDGIRPLINTLFTDPSISPRLYIVVVDGNFEAYLKNQLEKQQNLDYYLYRMLKHYEKYNQGDMSIVNLHQFMKQLYSPLQDPILPVFKANGERLSYDGTALFDGDKLKTTIHEMDDQLFQLLGNDRYVKLFALPKQQLVLGQVRSKVNCRLDVKTNVLHVTDQISGRLEEYQGNEDLLNQNELSSLTKEIEMSLEHQTTALLEKMQKEHVDPLQFGLLTTSPISPRMTTKQWKEQWENTKIDVHFSLKIQPITTGNKM